Genomic DNA from Streptomyces sp. GS7:
GCTGTTGGCTGCTTTGAAGAGGCCGTTGGACAGGGCGTCGACCACGGTGATGGCGACGGAGGCGAAGGCGACGGCGCAGAAGGAGAAGAGGACGCCGGTCATGGTGCCGATCGCGGCTTGGGCGAGGGCGCGTTCGTCCCGTCGCCAGGCCGCGAACATCAATTGGATGCAGAACGTACCGACGGTCAGGGCGAGCCCGATGGGTAGCAACAGCTCGTAGTTGTCCCGGAACCACCCGGCGTTGAGATCGATGGCGGTGGTCGAGTTGACGGCCTTGGCGGCGAGGTCGGCCGCGCTGGCGGCCAGCTCACCCGCTGATTTCGCGATCCAGGCCCCGATGCCGTCGGTGACGGCCCCGGCGGGGTTGGTGGCGAAGTTGACGGCGTCGCAGACGGTGCCCATCAGCGGCAGGTCGCAGACTCCCATGGCGGCACCTCCTTTCGTGGGTAGGGGTCAGGGCGCGACGGCCGGTAGGACACCGGCCAGGGCGCAGGGTTGGGAGGGACGGCACTGGACCGCGAGGGTGGTGACGCGGTTCTCGGCGCCTCCCGCGGGTGAGCCGGTCCACGCGATCGACTGCTTGCCGGAGACCGTGACGGCGTAGACGTACGCCTGCGTGATCGTCCCGGGATCTTCCTGAAGGGCCCGGTTAAACGAGTCGGGGAAGTGGCCCTCGTTCACAGTGCCGGTGGCGAACTGGCCGCCTGCGGCCATCTCCTTCCACAGCACGGGCGAGGGGACGACCGCGTCGACCGAAGCGGTGTCGGCGTACTTCGTCTCGCGGGTCAGCCACCCGTGCAGGGCTGCCAGCAGTTCAGGCTGGGAGTAGGCCCGGGTGTCGTAGTACCACAGCGCCGCTGCTGCCGCCTTCCCGAAGGCGATCGGGTCGTGGGTAGTCGGGGGAACGGGAAGGGCGTTGTGGTGCCCGCTCGGTGGTGGCGAGCTGGAGGGCGAAGCGGTCGGGGAGGAGGGGGAGGCCGAACTCGATTGCGATGCAGGGGCCTTGGAGGAGTTCCTGCTGTCGCGGGTGAGGTAGGCCGCCAGGCCGGCGAGGGCGACAAGCACCACCAGAACAGCGGTGCCGAGCAGCGCCCGGCGGCGCACGCGAGATGCGCCACCGGGGTTCGAGGAGCGGGGAGCCATCAGTGGACCTGACTCCCCAGCGTGCTGAAGAACGCGACCACACCGTTCGCGGCCCCCAGCAGAAGGGCCGCACCAGCACTGACCAGCACGCCCTTCTTACCGTTGGCCTCGGCCTGGTGGCCGCCGGAGTGGTGGCCCCAGGCCCACACACCCGCGCTGACGGCGAGCGCGCCGACCACGGCGATGATCCCGAAGAGGTTGACGGACCCCATCACGTGCTTGAGGACTGAGAGGCCGGGCAGGCCGCCTTCGTTCGGCTTGATCCCGGGGTCGTAGGCGAGCTGGACGACCTTGTCGGCGAGAAACATTGCAAACTCCAGTTTGATTCAGTGCGCGCCAAAGCCCGAGAGGGCGAAGCAGCGGTGCGAGAAAAAGGGGGAGGGGGAAGCGCCGGTCAGACGACTCGGCGGGCCGCGAGAATCCGCGATTTCCAGGACGCGAGGGTCGCGATGCGGACCACGTCGCCCGTGTGTGGGGCGTTGATGATGAGCCCTTGGTCGATGAACATGCCGACGTGCTCGGGCACTTCGGCCGTCCCTTCGGTGAAGACGAGGTCACCCGGCTGGAGAGCGTCGACCGATACCGGCTTGCCTTCCTTGACCTGCGTATACGTCGTCCGCGTGAGGGTGACCCCGGCGGCCTTGTACGACTGCTGCATCAGTGAGGAGCAGTCGCAGCGGCCCATAGGGTCGGACCCGTGGGAACCGGTGCAGTTCCCGCCCCACTGATACGGGGTGTCGAGCTGGCCGAGCGCCCAGCGGATCGCCGTCTGGACCTTCGGCGAAGCGTCTGCCGGGATCTTGTATCCGGTCGGCACCGCGCCGGGCGGGATGGTTCCGAAGTCGGTTCCGTCCCCGCCACTCGTGCAGCCACCCGCGGTACTCGGCGGAGGACTGCCCGTGCTCCCCGAGCCGGACGGCGAAGGGCTCGGCGACGCGCCGCCGGCCTTCGACAGCAACGGCTCGATCGCCTTCTGCAAGGCGGTGGCCAGGGGCTCCCACTTCGCGTAAGCCTCGGGGAAACCAGACCCCTGCACCGCCTGGGCGGCTTGGGTGAGGGACAGGGACTGCCAGCCCGATACCTTCTCCAGCGCCTCGTAGAACTTCGTCGAGGCGTGCACCGGGTCGAGGATCTCGTTCGCGGTTCCCCATCCCTGCGACGGCCGCTGCTGGAACAAGCCCAGCGAGTCACGATCGCCGTAGGTCAGGTTCCGCAAGCCGCTCTCCTGCAGGGCGGTCGCCAGAGCCACGATCTGCCCCCGGGCCGGGATGTGCATCGCG
This window encodes:
- a CDS encoding DUF6112 family protein: MFLADKVVQLAYDPGIKPNEGGLPGLSVLKHVMGSVNLFGIIAVVGALAVSAGVWAWGHHSGGHQAEANGKKGVLVSAGAALLLGAANGVVAFFSTLGSQVH
- a CDS encoding C40 family peptidase, with the protein product MKKTTGGVVGLFACGPLLLAVPILAIGAGSASASCSTGGTQAVDTPAVAAQVKAILDGGGKGTVSVPGLDVPAEQVPNAKAIQATGVAMHIPARGQIVALATALQESGLRNLTYGDRDSLGLFQQRPSQGWGTANEILDPVHASTKFYEALEKVSGWQSLSLTQAAQAVQGSGFPEAYAKWEPLATALQKAIEPLLSKAGGASPSPSPSGSGSTGSPPPSTAGGCTSGGDGTDFGTIPPGAVPTGYKIPADASPKVQTAIRWALGQLDTPYQWGGNCTGSHGSDPMGRCDCSSLMQQSYKAAGVTLTRTTYTQVKEGKPVSVDALQPGDLVFTEGTAEVPEHVGMFIDQGLIINAPHTGDVVRIATLASWKSRILAARRVV